One Suncus etruscus isolate mSunEtr1 chromosome 13, mSunEtr1.pri.cur, whole genome shotgun sequence genomic region harbors:
- the LOC126025735 gene encoding LOW QUALITY PROTEIN: histone-lysine N-methyltransferase PRDM7-like (The sequence of the model RefSeq protein was modified relative to this genomic sequence to represent the inferred CDS: inserted 1 base in 1 codon) — MSLKILMKSDFGEMGLRAPQPAFKHDQRQSIKPQEDVTKDSDEEWTPKNQGKSKKRMAIRGEQSKRQKKSTGTGTPNTSSLQQVQKPLSPPEEGSISGQXSKPTLELRLEVLEEMVYDFRPRKGCVYQEVSDSDEEDYLYCDKCQKLFINYCPIHGPPRFVKDRTVAKGHSKRAVLTLPPGLRIRPSKRLSCTQLIRTDRGSTLSLFVAMPEEKVYDFRPRKSCVFHSATWVENRTLKHPRRWTTSME; from the exons ATGTCACTGAAGATTCTGATGAAGAGTGACTTTGGTGAAATGG GTCTCAGAGCACCCCAACCAGCATTTAAGCATGACCAAAGGCAGTCCATCAAACCTCAGGAAGATGTCACTAAAGATTCTGATGAAGAGTGGACACCAAAGAACCAAGGCAAATCTAAAAAAAGGATGGCCATCAGAGGGGAGCAGAGTAAACGCCAGAAGAAATCAACAGGAACAGGTACTCCGAATACAAGTAGCTTGCAGCAAGTCCAGAAACCACTATCCCCTCCTGAAGAAGGAAGTATCTCTGGAC TCTCTAAACCTACACTGGAACTCAGGCTAGAGGTGCTAGAGGAGATGGTATATGACTTTCGACCAAGAAAGGGCTGTGTGTATCAGGAGGTCAGCGATTCTGATGAGGAGGACTACCTGTACTGTGATAAGTGTCAGAAGTTGTTCATCAACTACTGCCCTATTCATGGACCTCCGAGATTTGTAAAGGACAGAACAGTAGCAAAGGGGCATTCGAAACGTGCAGTTCTCACTCTGCCACCTGGGTTGAGAATCAGACCCTCAA AGCGCCTgtcttgtacgcagctgatccggacagaccgcggttcgaccctCAGCCTCTTTGTCGCTATGCCAGAGGAGAAGGTATATGACTTTCGACCAAGAAAGAGCTGTGTGTTTCACTCTGCCACCTGGGTTGAGAATCGGACCCTCAAGCATCCCAGGAGATGGACTACGAGTATGGAATGA